One part of the Pseudoalteromonas ulvae UL12 genome encodes these proteins:
- a CDS encoding cyanophycinase: MSFNFLDECHFMKRFAILLKAKTIGWSFIFAFLLSLFSPLAVANDRQQTLVLIGGALTTCSSMSEKNCLADSVPKGKKNNLYQFSKTAIKQIERNWPSDNQHNKVQTIRALNQLASVQSASISKRDLLWLWRDFNDEQLSGLSDQEYHFVIDMLEQPVTDKQEKRVKETVAVASNIEPASNEIVNFIAASTKVKTTTPHLLAITASSRDPYEAADFYEGLLTLDGITSEWLPLTPALAKAVAKNRCDLLAQFREQEMAVFNREHIYPDRIQAEHALCEKGAEHLVAIIEASTGVMFNGGDQSLTRQVLFDEQGHPYPWTTALQNRPVLIGTSAGTALQSGGRNSQGAVPMISNGTSLSALRFGAYGTDAPSERIANANGASLNQDSLTYQALGGLGSFNYGVLDTHFSERNRTARLATLLKATNQTHGFGIDETTA; the protein is encoded by the coding sequence ATGTCTTTTAATTTTTTAGATGAGTGTCACTTTATGAAGCGATTTGCAATCTTGCTGAAAGCGAAAACGATTGGTTGGTCTTTTATTTTTGCGTTTTTATTATCGTTATTCTCGCCCCTTGCAGTGGCAAATGATCGCCAACAGACTTTAGTGTTGATTGGTGGGGCATTGACAACCTGCTCAAGTATGAGCGAGAAAAATTGTTTAGCTGATAGCGTGCCTAAAGGCAAAAAAAACAATCTGTACCAATTTTCAAAAACAGCCATCAAACAAATTGAACGCAATTGGCCATCAGATAATCAACATAATAAGGTACAAACCATTCGTGCGCTCAATCAGTTGGCCAGCGTGCAAAGTGCCAGCATCAGTAAACGTGATCTGCTATGGTTATGGCGTGATTTTAATGATGAACAGCTCTCGGGGTTAAGTGATCAAGAATACCATTTTGTCATTGATATGCTTGAACAACCTGTCACAGACAAGCAAGAAAAGCGCGTAAAAGAAACCGTCGCTGTTGCGAGTAATATCGAGCCTGCGAGCAATGAGATAGTGAACTTTATTGCCGCAAGTACAAAAGTTAAAACCACCACCCCTCATTTATTAGCGATAACGGCCTCAAGTCGTGATCCGTATGAAGCAGCTGATTTTTATGAGGGGCTACTCACGCTTGATGGCATCACCAGCGAATGGTTACCTTTAACCCCTGCGCTTGCCAAAGCAGTGGCGAAAAACCGCTGTGATTTACTTGCACAATTTCGCGAACAAGAAATGGCGGTTTTTAATCGCGAGCATATTTATCCCGACCGTATTCAAGCAGAGCATGCCTTGTGTGAAAAAGGCGCGGAGCATTTAGTGGCAATCATTGAAGCCAGTACTGGCGTAATGTTCAATGGTGGCGATCAAAGCCTGACTCGACAAGTTTTGTTTGATGAGCAAGGCCATCCTTACCCTTGGACTACAGCACTGCAAAATCGCCCGGTGTTAATCGGCACCAGTGCCGGCACTGCGCTGCAAAGCGGTGGGAGAAACTCTCAAGGAGCTGTGCCAATGATCAGTAATGGCACGAGTTTGTCGGCACTGCGTTTTGGTGCTTATGGGACTGATGCACCAAGTGAGCGTATAGCGAATGCAAATGGTGCTTCTCTTAACCAAGATAGCTTGACCTATCAAGCTTTAGGCGGGCTGGGAAGTTTCAATTATGGCGTCCTCGATACTCACTTTAGCGAACGAAACCGTACCGCTCGCTTGGCGACTTTACTCAAAGCAACTAATCAGACTCATGGTTTTGGCATTGACGAAACAACCGCCTAG